One window of the Oceanicaulis sp. genome contains the following:
- the pnp gene encoding polyribonucleotide nucleotidyltransferase has protein sequence MFDKQTETIEWAGRTLTLETGRMARQADGAVLATYGETTVLATAVAMKEVKPGMDFFPLTVNYQEKYFAAGKIPGGYFKREGRPTDKETLTSRLIDRPIRPLFPKGFKNDTQVMITVLSHDLENDPDIVGMVGASAALVLSGLPFLGPIGAARVGYKDGGYVINPTVAELDDSELDLVVAGTADAVMMVESEARELSEDVMLGAVMAGHEAFQPVIDMIIRLAEKAAKEPWDFEPEDHSELEAKVKKLVGDDIAKAYTITQKTERQAAVAAAKEKAMAKFAASEDNPDGVEPSILKGVLKGVEASVVRGGIIKTKKRIDGRDLDQVRPIVSEAGILPRTHGSALFTRGETQALCVATLGTGEDEQFIDALTGTYKERFLLHYNFPPYSVGETSFRLAPGRREIGHGKLAWRALKAVMPGAEEFPYTIRLVSEITESNGSSSMATVCGGSLALMDAGVPIARPVSGIAMGLIKDPEGVAVLSDILGDEDHLGDMDFKVAGTERGVTSLQMDIKIAGITKDIMQTALDQAKGGRMHILGEMNKALDTTRGSLAAHAPKIETMQIPTDKIRDVIGSGGKVIRQIVEETGCKVDVNDDGLIKLAAVDEASIRAAYDWIYSLTAEPEEGKVYKGKVVKVVDFGAFVNFFGAKDGLVHVSQMKNERVGHPKDVVSEGQEVWVKLLGFDDRGKVRLSMKVVDQETGEEITEGGED, from the coding sequence ATGTTCGATAAACAGACCGAGACGATCGAATGGGCCGGCCGCACGCTGACCCTTGAAACCGGCCGCATGGCGCGCCAGGCCGACGGCGCGGTGCTCGCCACCTACGGCGAGACCACCGTCCTCGCGACGGCGGTCGCAATGAAAGAGGTCAAGCCGGGAATGGACTTCTTCCCGCTGACCGTGAACTACCAGGAAAAATATTTCGCCGCGGGCAAGATCCCCGGCGGCTATTTCAAGCGCGAAGGCCGTCCGACCGACAAGGAGACGCTGACCAGCCGTCTCATCGACCGGCCGATCCGCCCGCTCTTCCCCAAGGGCTTCAAGAACGACACCCAGGTCATGATCACGGTGCTGAGCCATGACCTCGAGAACGATCCCGACATCGTCGGCATGGTCGGCGCGTCCGCCGCCCTGGTCCTGTCCGGCCTGCCCTTCCTGGGCCCCATCGGCGCGGCGCGCGTGGGCTACAAGGACGGCGGATACGTCATCAACCCGACCGTGGCCGAGCTTGACGACAGCGAGCTCGACCTCGTCGTCGCCGGCACCGCGGACGCGGTGATGATGGTGGAATCCGAAGCCAGGGAGCTGTCCGAAGACGTCATGCTCGGCGCGGTCATGGCCGGCCACGAGGCCTTCCAGCCGGTGATCGACATGATCATCCGCCTGGCCGAGAAAGCCGCCAAGGAGCCCTGGGATTTCGAGCCGGAAGACCATTCCGAACTCGAAGCGAAGGTGAAAAAGCTGGTCGGCGACGACATCGCCAAGGCCTACACCATCACCCAGAAGACCGAGCGCCAAGCCGCCGTCGCCGCCGCCAAGGAAAAGGCGATGGCGAAGTTCGCGGCCAGCGAGGACAATCCCGACGGCGTCGAGCCTTCGATCCTGAAGGGCGTTCTGAAGGGCGTGGAAGCCTCCGTGGTTCGCGGCGGCATCATCAAGACCAAGAAGCGCATCGACGGCCGCGATCTCGATCAGGTCCGCCCGATCGTGTCCGAAGCCGGCATCCTGCCGCGCACGCACGGCTCGGCGCTTTTCACCCGGGGTGAAACCCAGGCGCTGTGCGTGGCGACGCTCGGCACCGGCGAGGACGAGCAGTTCATCGACGCGCTCACCGGCACGTACAAGGAACGCTTCCTGCTGCACTACAACTTCCCGCCCTATTCGGTCGGCGAGACCAGCTTCCGTCTCGCCCCGGGCCGCCGGGAAATCGGTCACGGCAAGCTCGCCTGGCGCGCGCTGAAGGCCGTCATGCCGGGCGCGGAAGAGTTCCCCTACACGATCCGTCTGGTCTCCGAGATCACCGAGTCCAACGGCTCGTCCTCGATGGCGACGGTCTGCGGCGGCTCGCTCGCCCTGATGGACGCGGGCGTTCCGATCGCCCGTCCGGTCTCCGGCATCGCCATGGGCCTGATCAAGGATCCCGAAGGCGTGGCGGTCCTGTCCGACATTCTCGGCGACGAGGATCATCTCGGCGACATGGACTTCAAGGTGGCCGGTACGGAGCGGGGCGTGACCTCGCTGCAGATGGACATCAAGATCGCCGGCATCACCAAGGACATCATGCAGACCGCCCTGGATCAGGCCAAAGGCGGGCGCATGCACATCCTGGGCGAGATGAACAAGGCGCTCGACACCACGCGCGGCTCGCTCGCGGCCCACGCGCCGAAGATCGAGACCATGCAGATCCCGACCGACAAGATCCGCGACGTGATCGGTTCGGGCGGCAAGGTGATCCGCCAGATCGTGGAAGAAACCGGCTGCAAGGTCGACGTCAACGACGACGGCCTGATCAAGCTCGCCGCCGTGGACGAAGCCTCGATCCGCGCCGCCTACGACTGGATCTACTCGCTCACCGCCGAGCCTGAAGAGGGCAAGGTCTACAAGGGCAAGGTCGTGAAAGTCGTCGACTTCGGCGCCTTCGTGAACTTCTTCGGCGCCAAGGACGGCCTCGTGCACGTCTCGCAGATGAAGAACGAACGCGTCGGCCACCCCAAGGACGTCGTCAGCGAAGGGCAGGAAGTCTGGGTCAAGCTCCTGGGCTTTGATGACCGCGGCAAGGTCCGCCTGTCGATGAAAGTCGTCGACCAGGAAACCGGCGAAGAAATCACCGAAGGCGGCGAGGACTAG
- the rbfA gene encoding 30S ribosome-binding factor RbfA, with the protein MKAQSQRQLRAGELVRRAVSDILREGHVRDPALKGVPVTVSEARVSPDLRNATVFVSAMNLADPERVAEALNRASGFIQKELGRQIDMKFTPKLRFIGDDRFDEATHVDEVLDRPSVKRDLDEGGEGER; encoded by the coding sequence ATGAAAGCCCAGTCCCAACGCCAGCTGCGCGCCGGCGAACTCGTGCGCCGCGCGGTGTCCGACATTCTGCGCGAAGGCCATGTGCGCGATCCCGCGCTCAAGGGCGTGCCGGTCACCGTCAGCGAGGCGCGGGTGAGCCCCGATCTCAGGAACGCCACGGTGTTCGTCAGCGCGATGAACCTGGCCGATCCCGAACGGGTGGCCGAGGCGCTGAACCGGGCGTCGGGCTTCATCCAGAAGGAGCTCGGCCGGCAGATCGACATGAAGTTCACGCCCAAGCTCAGATTCATCGGCGACGACCGGTTCGACGAGGCGACCCATGTCGACGAGGTGCTCGACCGGCCCAGCGTCAAACGCGATCTCGACGAGGGCGGCGAGGGAGAGCGCTGA
- a CDS encoding prolyl oligopeptidase family serine peptidase, producing MKTVTAFAGLAGVLVLGAGAIAQDEEVYRLPGQDIVDIVDAPDAPWTSLSPDRRHLLLLHREALPPVADLARPMERLAGLRLDAATNGRHGPRTVTGLSVIDLDTGAERDFDTPEDGGLSDFTWSPDGSKAAFLVTEGDTIGLWVADMASGRARELISEGVNDVFGTIDWTPDGERLIVTLNDPERGPMPVRPRVPAGPVIQSAAGYEAPVRTYQDLLQNRDDAALFAWLARTQLVSIDVDARRPRPRPIGEPGLYFNVDPAPGGEYLLVEELEQPFSYDVPWSDFAQVAEVWTIDGEPVAELGRQDIADDTPIGGVVDGRRNFGWQASHPAQIVWAEALDGGDPRVETDERDSVWALPAPFDGEPVEVARFEDRYFGTQYTSEGQTGIAVEYDRDTRVLRRWVVDFAAPGGEKRLAEERNLQDAYADPGSPQTTRNAYGQPVIAVIDGHMYNTGEGATPEGDRPFLSRVSFDTFEGEILWRNSGETYESVIGVLADDASRFLTSYEDPTTPPNVRLHAGGDVSWITEFPNPHPQLEDIRKELVTYERADGVPLSATVYLPAGYDAERDGPLPLVVWAYPREFNDAGTAGQVRGSQYRFSRVAGTSPRFFVTQGYALMENATMPIVGEDPETVNDSFIEQLVMSAEAAIDFSVARGFGDGERTAIAGHSYGAFMTAHLLAQSDLFRAGIARSGAYNRTLTPFGFQAERRTFWAAPEVYFELSPFMAADQIDEPMLLIHGEIDNNSGTFPMQSERMFAAVKGNAGTARLVMLPYESHGYRARESVLHVLAESIDWLDAYVKPEEQVVPHRADEAETAEDAAEAR from the coding sequence ATGAAAACCGTCACCGCTTTCGCCGGCCTCGCCGGCGTGCTCGTCCTCGGCGCCGGCGCGATCGCGCAGGACGAGGAGGTCTACCGCCTGCCCGGCCAGGACATTGTCGACATCGTCGACGCGCCCGACGCGCCCTGGACCTCGCTGTCGCCTGATCGCCGCCATCTTCTGCTGCTGCATCGCGAGGCTCTCCCGCCGGTGGCTGATCTGGCCCGGCCGATGGAGCGGCTGGCCGGCCTGCGCCTGGACGCGGCGACGAACGGCCGGCACGGTCCGCGCACGGTGACCGGCTTGTCCGTGATCGATCTCGACACCGGCGCGGAGCGCGATTTCGACACTCCCGAGGACGGCGGGCTTTCGGACTTCACCTGGTCGCCGGACGGCTCGAAAGCGGCCTTCCTCGTCACCGAAGGCGATACGATCGGGCTCTGGGTCGCCGACATGGCCTCGGGCCGGGCGCGCGAGCTGATCTCCGAGGGCGTGAACGACGTGTTCGGGACGATCGACTGGACCCCGGACGGCGAGCGGCTGATCGTCACCCTGAACGACCCCGAGCGCGGCCCCATGCCGGTGCGTCCGCGCGTTCCGGCCGGTCCCGTGATCCAGTCCGCCGCCGGCTATGAAGCGCCGGTGCGCACCTATCAGGATCTTCTGCAGAACCGCGACGACGCGGCGCTGTTCGCCTGGCTCGCCCGGACCCAGCTGGTCTCCATCGACGTGGACGCCCGCCGTCCGCGGCCGCGCCCGATCGGCGAGCCGGGGCTCTATTTCAACGTCGATCCGGCGCCGGGGGGCGAATACCTGCTCGTCGAGGAGCTGGAGCAGCCCTTCTCCTACGACGTGCCCTGGTCGGACTTCGCCCAGGTCGCCGAGGTCTGGACCATCGACGGCGAGCCGGTCGCCGAGCTGGGCCGCCAGGACATCGCCGACGACACGCCGATCGGCGGCGTGGTCGACGGCCGGCGCAATTTCGGCTGGCAGGCCAGCCATCCCGCCCAGATCGTCTGGGCCGAAGCGCTGGACGGCGGCGATCCGCGGGTGGAGACCGACGAGCGGGACTCCGTCTGGGCGCTGCCCGCCCCGTTCGACGGCGAGCCTGTGGAGGTCGCGCGCTTCGAGGACCGGTATTTCGGCACGCAGTACACCTCGGAAGGCCAGACCGGGATCGCCGTGGAGTATGATCGCGACACCCGCGTGCTGCGGCGCTGGGTCGTCGATTTCGCCGCGCCGGGCGGCGAGAAGCGCCTCGCCGAGGAGCGCAATCTTCAGGACGCCTACGCCGATCCGGGATCGCCGCAGACCACGCGCAACGCGTACGGCCAGCCGGTGATCGCCGTGATCGACGGGCATATGTACAACACCGGCGAGGGCGCCACGCCCGAGGGCGACCGGCCTTTCCTGTCCAGGGTCAGCTTCGACACGTTTGAAGGCGAGATCCTGTGGCGCAACAGCGGTGAGACCTATGAAAGCGTGATCGGCGTGCTCGCCGACGACGCTTCACGCTTCCTGACCTCCTATGAAGACCCGACGACCCCGCCGAACGTGCGCCTTCATGCGGGCGGGGATGTGAGCTGGATCACCGAGTTTCCCAACCCGCACCCCCAGCTCGAGGATATCCGCAAGGAGCTCGTCACCTATGAGCGCGCCGACGGCGTGCCGCTGTCGGCCACGGTGTATCTGCCCGCCGGCTATGACGCCGAGCGTGACGGGCCGCTGCCGCTGGTGGTCTGGGCCTATCCGCGCGAGTTCAACGATGCGGGCACGGCCGGCCAGGTGCGCGGCTCGCAATACCGCTTCTCGCGCGTCGCGGGGACCAGCCCGCGCTTCTTCGTCACCCAGGGCTACGCCCTGATGGAGAACGCGACCATGCCGATCGTCGGGGAGGATCCCGAGACGGTGAACGACAGCTTCATCGAGCAGCTGGTGATGAGCGCTGAAGCGGCGATCGACTTCAGCGTGGCGCGCGGCTTCGGCGACGGCGAGCGCACCGCGATCGCGGGCCATTCCTACGGTGCGTTCATGACCGCCCATCTTCTGGCGCAGAGCGATCTGTTCCGGGCGGGCATCGCGCGCTCGGGCGCATACAACCGCACGCTCACCCCGTTCGGCTTCCAGGCCGAGCGGCGGACCTTCTGGGCTGCGCCGGAGGTCTATTTCGAGCTGTCCCCCTTCATGGCGGCGGACCAGATCGACGAGCCGATGCTGCTGATCCACGGCGAGATCGACAACAATTCGGGCACCTTCCCGATGCAGTCAGAGCGCATGTTCGCCGCGGTGAAGGGCAATGCCGGAACCGCGCGGCTGGTCATGCTGCCCTATGAAAGCCACGGCTATCGCGCGCGGGAGAGCGTGCTGCACGTGCTGGCCGAGTCCATCGACTGGCTCGACGCCTATGTGAAGCCTGAAGAGCAGGTCGTCCCGCACCGGGCCGACGAGGCGGAGACGGCCGAAGACGCCGCCGAAGCGCGTTAG
- a CDS encoding class I SAM-dependent methyltransferase, with translation MSFYDTHVLPHLIGFACATPQIMKQRSKLVPAAEGRVLEVGFGSGTNLGFYDPIKVERLFALEPSEGMRRKAARAIAASPLDIEWLGLPGEEIPLDTASVDTVVLTYTACTIPDAAAALGQMRRVLKPGGVLLFSEHGAAPDPGVATWQRRIEPVWKPIAGGCHLTRDPVAMIEAAGFSIDRVERGYLPKSPKFAAYNSAGAARPG, from the coding sequence ATGTCCTTTTACGACACCCATGTACTGCCCCATCTGATCGGCTTCGCCTGCGCCACGCCGCAGATCATGAAGCAGCGCTCGAAACTCGTGCCGGCGGCCGAGGGGCGGGTGCTGGAGGTGGGGTTCGGATCGGGGACCAATCTGGGGTTCTACGATCCGATAAAGGTCGAGCGCCTGTTCGCGCTGGAGCCCAGCGAAGGCATGCGGCGCAAGGCCGCCAGGGCGATCGCGGCGAGCCCGCTCGACATCGAATGGCTCGGCCTGCCCGGCGAGGAGATCCCGCTGGACACCGCCAGCGTGGACACGGTCGTTCTGACCTACACCGCCTGCACCATCCCCGACGCGGCCGCCGCGCTGGGCCAGATGCGCCGGGTGCTCAAGCCTGGCGGCGTTCTGTTGTTCTCGGAACACGGCGCGGCGCCCGATCCGGGCGTTGCGACATGGCAGCGGCGGATCGAGCCGGTCTGGAAGCCGATCGCGGGCGGCTGTCACCTCACCCGCGATCCGGTGGCGATGATCGAAGCGGCGGGGTTTTCCATCGACCGGGTCGAGCGCGGCTATCTGCCCAAGAGCCCGAAATTCGCCGCCTACAACTCCGCCGGGGCGGCGCGGCCGGGCTAG
- a CDS encoding alpha/beta hydrolase, producing the protein MDFADQATAWAETAWDFLPVWARFALAGLGLVYLSWLALFALQSRILYFTDPTRRDPAELGLQRCVEHELDTPDGQTLVLWEAEPAFEGAPHVLYLHGNRRALWRRARFFRMFLAAGWGFTALAHRGFNGSTGRPSEKNNVADACLVFDTLVKRGVSPGAIVVYGESLGSGTAVQVGASRPVGGVILHAPYDSFRDIVRSRTGWLLPRMIFRERYDSIRQIARVTAPILWIHGDDDQVIPLKRGRRLYDAAQGPKYAALVKGANHFGIYTQAVFNQHIRFFTEAAASAGADPRSAGEMSVVDPLVPEEDGRPELAEGRVRDDAITR; encoded by the coding sequence GTGGACTTTGCCGACCAGGCCACCGCCTGGGCCGAGACGGCCTGGGATTTCCTGCCCGTCTGGGCGCGCTTCGCGCTGGCCGGGCTGGGGCTGGTCTATCTGAGCTGGCTCGCTTTGTTCGCGCTGCAAAGCCGCATCCTTTATTTCACCGATCCCACCCGCCGCGACCCGGCGGAGCTGGGCCTTCAGCGCTGCGTCGAGCACGAGCTGGACACCCCGGACGGTCAGACGCTGGTCCTGTGGGAGGCCGAACCCGCCTTCGAAGGCGCGCCGCACGTGCTCTATTTGCACGGCAATCGCCGGGCGCTGTGGCGGCGGGCGCGGTTCTTCAGGATGTTCCTCGCCGCCGGCTGGGGGTTCACCGCGCTCGCGCACCGGGGGTTCAACGGCTCCACCGGACGGCCCAGTGAGAAGAACAATGTCGCCGACGCCTGCCTGGTCTTCGACACGCTGGTCAAGCGCGGGGTCAGCCCCGGCGCGATCGTGGTCTACGGGGAGAGCCTGGGCTCGGGCACGGCGGTGCAGGTGGGCGCGAGCCGGCCAGTCGGCGGGGTGATCCTGCACGCGCCCTATGACAGCTTCCGCGACATCGTCCGCTCACGGACGGGCTGGCTCCTGCCGCGCATGATCTTCCGCGAGCGCTACGATTCCATCCGCCAGATCGCGCGGGTCACCGCGCCCATTCTCTGGATCCACGGCGACGACGATCAGGTCATCCCGCTCAAGCGCGGCCGGCGGCTCTACGACGCCGCTCAGGGGCCGAAATATGCAGCCCTCGTAAAAGGCGCGAACCATTTCGGCATCTACACCCAGGCCGTCTTCAACCAGCATATCCGCTTCTTCACCGAAGCCGCCGCCAGCGCCGGCGCCGACCCCCGAAGCGCCGGCGAGATGAGCGTGGTCGACCCGCTGGTCCCCGAAGAAGACGGCCGCCCGGAACTGGCGGAAGGGCGGGTGCGGGATGATGCGATAACGCGCTGA
- the rpsO gene encoding 30S ribosomal protein S15 gives MSITAERKAELIKEHARGDNDTGSAEVQIAVLTERIANLTEHFKTHKKDNHSRRGLLKLVSQRRRLLDYLAKVDVGRYKAVVEKLRLRR, from the coding sequence ATGTCGATCACGGCCGAACGTAAAGCCGAACTGATCAAGGAACACGCCCGGGGCGACAACGACACCGGGTCCGCCGAAGTGCAGATCGCCGTGCTCACCGAGCGCATCGCGAACCTCACCGAGCACTTCAAGACGCACAAGAAAGACAACCACTCGCGGCGCGGCCTGCTCAAGCTGGTCTCCCAGCGCCGCCGCCTTCTCGATTACCTCGCGAAGGTGGATGTCGGCCGCTACAAGGCGGTCGTCGAAAAGCTCCGCCTGCGCCGCTAG
- the truB gene encoding tRNA pseudouridine(55) synthase TruB, whose product MGRRRKKGDPVNGWLVLDKPLDLGSTQAVGKCRWLYNAQKAGHAGTLDPLASGVLPIAFGEATKTVPFAQEGEKAYLFTVRWGVSTTTQDAEGEITGESDVRPSKSEIEAALSDFIGEVEQIPPQYSAIKVDGERAYDLARSGEEVELEARTVRIDALTLLDMPSADLAVFEMKCGKGAYVRSVARDLAAKLGAEGHVAALRRTKVGPFSLEDAVTLDRLEDLVHNGAALDALLPVETALDDIPALAVTDGEAFQLRQGRPIVLPPRRASELRDLRKPRMIAGKDYSKAVLAMEDDRAVAIGEARAGKLSPVRVFQWDQEPT is encoded by the coding sequence ATGGGCCGCAGGCGCAAGAAGGGCGATCCGGTCAACGGCTGGCTGGTGCTCGACAAGCCCTTGGACCTGGGCTCCACCCAGGCGGTGGGCAAATGCCGCTGGCTCTATAACGCCCAGAAGGCCGGACACGCCGGCACGCTCGATCCGCTGGCCTCCGGCGTGCTGCCGATCGCGTTCGGCGAGGCGACCAAGACCGTCCCCTTCGCCCAGGAAGGCGAGAAGGCGTATCTGTTCACCGTGCGCTGGGGCGTGTCGACGACCACCCAGGACGCCGAGGGCGAGATCACCGGCGAAAGCGACGTGCGGCCCTCGAAGTCCGAGATCGAGGCGGCGCTTTCAGATTTCATCGGCGAGGTCGAGCAGATCCCGCCGCAATACTCCGCCATCAAGGTGGACGGCGAGCGCGCCTACGACCTCGCCCGCTCCGGCGAGGAGGTCGAGCTCGAGGCGCGCACGGTGCGCATCGACGCGCTGACGCTTCTGGACATGCCCAGCGCCGATCTCGCCGTGTTCGAGATGAAGTGCGGCAAGGGCGCCTACGTGCGCTCGGTGGCCCGCGATCTCGCTGCGAAACTGGGCGCTGAGGGCCATGTCGCCGCGCTTCGGCGCACGAAGGTGGGCCCGTTCAGCCTCGAGGATGCGGTGACGCTGGACCGGCTGGAGGATTTGGTCCATAACGGCGCCGCGCTGGACGCCCTTCTCCCGGTCGAGACCGCGCTGGACGACATCCCGGCCCTGGCCGTGACCGACGGAGAAGCGTTTCAGTTGAGGCAAGGTCGGCCGATCGTCCTGCCTCCCCGGCGAGCTTCAGAGCTTCGCGATCTTCGAAAGCCCCGCATGATTGCGGGGAAGGACTATTCGAAGGCCGTGCTCGCGATGGAGGACGACCGGGCGGTGGCGATCGGCGAGGCGCGGGCGGGGAAGCTGTCCCCGGTCCGCGTATTTCAATGGGATCAGGAGCCCACATAG
- the pheS gene encoding phenylalanine--tRNA ligase subunit alpha: MTALPADLDALKSRLEAQIEAASDLPALDQVRVAALGKKGEVSLKMRELGRMSPEERQVMGPALNGLKDALAEQIEAKKTALEDAALNAALASETVDVTRPVKRAPTGSLHPVAQVMEELAVIFADMGFKVAEGPDVEDDFHNFTALNFPPDHPARDTHDTFFMTAKDGQTPKVLRTHTSPVQIRTMMSEKPPIRIIAPGRVYRCDWDQTHTPMFHQVEGLVIDRDTHMGHLKGCLEQFVAAFFETDEVQARFRPHHFPFTEPSAEMDVRYERVGDAVKVGSGDKWMEILGCGMVHPNVIRSCGLDPEEYQGFAFGMGVDRLAMLKYGMPDLRPFFEPDARWLSHYGFSPLLQANLATGLS; encoded by the coding sequence ATGACCGCCCTGCCCGCAGACCTCGACGCCCTGAAATCGCGCCTTGAAGCGCAGATCGAGGCCGCCTCCGATCTCCCTGCGCTGGATCAGGTGCGCGTCGCCGCCCTGGGCAAGAAGGGCGAGGTCAGCCTGAAGATGCGCGAGCTGGGCAGGATGAGCCCGGAAGAGCGCCAGGTGATGGGCCCGGCGCTGAACGGTCTGAAAGACGCGCTGGCCGAACAGATCGAAGCCAAGAAGACCGCGCTGGAAGACGCCGCGCTGAACGCCGCGCTCGCGAGCGAGACCGTCGACGTGACCCGGCCAGTCAAACGCGCGCCCACCGGCTCGCTGCACCCGGTCGCCCAGGTGATGGAAGAACTCGCGGTGATCTTCGCCGACATGGGCTTCAAGGTCGCCGAGGGCCCGGACGTCGAGGACGATTTTCATAACTTCACCGCGCTGAACTTCCCGCCCGACCACCCCGCGCGCGACACCCACGACACCTTCTTCATGACCGCGAAGGACGGGCAGACCCCGAAGGTGCTGCGCACGCACACGTCTCCTGTGCAAATCCGCACCATGATGAGCGAGAAACCGCCCATCCGGATCATCGCGCCGGGCCGCGTCTATCGCTGCGACTGGGACCAGACCCACACCCCGATGTTCCATCAGGTCGAGGGTCTGGTGATCGACCGTGACACCCATATGGGCCACCTCAAAGGGTGCCTGGAGCAGTTCGTCGCGGCGTTTTTCGAGACCGACGAAGTCCAGGCGCGCTTCCGCCCGCACCACTTCCCCTTCACCGAACCCAGCGCGGAGATGGACGTGCGTTACGAAAGGGTCGGCGACGCGGTGAAAGTGGGCTCGGGCGACAAATGGATGGAGATCCTGGGCTGCGGCATGGTGCATCCCAACGTCATCCGGTCCTGCGGCCTCGATCCCGAGGAGTATCAGGGCTTCGCCTTCGGCATGGGCGTGGATCGCCTGGCCATGCTGAAATACGGCATGCCGGACCTGCGCCCCTTCTTCGAGCCCGACGCGCGCTGGCTGTCTCACTACGGCTTCAGCCCGCTATTGCAGGCGAACCTCGCGACGGGGCTGAGCTGA